From Nitrososphaerales archaeon, one genomic window encodes:
- a CDS encoding GNAT family N-acetyltransferase produces MQKAVLARIAEYGIRRCDRDDIPAVIGINAKTLPEHYSDYFYHEILAEFPETFLVAELHDEVVGYIMCRVEYGFSHLKRLSLARKGHVVSVAVLEEHRGRGVGTKLIQLAEDEMVAKSANECYLEVRASNQGAISLYEKMGFKVTGKLEAYYRDGAPAYLMAVPIGS; encoded by the coding sequence TTGCAGAAGGCAGTTCTCGCGCGGATAGCCGAGTACGGCATCAGACGCTGCGACAGAGACGACATACCAGCGGTCATCGGGATAAACGCGAAGACGCTGCCTGAACACTACTCCGATTACTTCTACCACGAGATTCTAGCGGAATTCCCCGAAACGTTCCTCGTCGCTGAGTTGCATGACGAAGTCGTCGGGTACATCATGTGCAGGGTCGAATATGGCTTCTCTCACCTGAAACGTCTTAGTCTTGCTAGGAAGGGGCACGTCGTCTCCGTAGCTGTCCTCGAGGAACATAGAGGCAGAGGGGTCGGCACAAAGCTCATCCAACTTGCTGAAGACGAGATGGTCGCGAAGTCTGCAAATGAATGCTACCTCGAGGTACGGGCGTCCAACCAGGGGGCAATCAGCCTCTACGAAAAGATGGGTTTCAAGGTGACCGGCAAGCTCGAGGCGTACTACCGCGACGGCGCGCCGGCTTACCTGATGGCTGTCCCGATCGGCTCATGA
- a CDS encoding ABC transporter ATP-binding protein — translation MSSAHDGGPLLNVKGLKTYFFTEAGVVKALDDINFKIGKGESVGLVGESGSGKTVTALSVMRIVPTPGKILEGEVEFDGEDLLTKREEEMRKVRGPKISMIFQDPTSSLNPVLNIETQLVDILLEHTDITKAQAKDEAAKLLEVVGLPEAEKRIADFPHQFSGGMKQRIAIARALALKPQLLFADEPTTSLDVTIQAQVLELLRGLRKEFGMSLVMITHDMGIIADLTERVVVLYAGRVAEVSTTRDLYRNPKHPYTEALLSAVPRLDKRKVLEVIPGNIPNLIEAPTGCRFHPRCRYATQICMGKVPPLEDTGEGHLVSCHHWKELTLKGEE, via the coding sequence ATGTCCTCGGCGCACGACGGCGGACCACTGCTTAATGTAAAAGGCCTGAAGACATATTTCTTCACCGAGGCAGGGGTAGTCAAGGCCCTCGACGATATCAACTTCAAAATCGGCAAGGGGGAATCGGTGGGGCTGGTAGGCGAATCAGGCTCGGGCAAGACGGTGACCGCGCTCTCGGTGATGAGGATAGTTCCGACGCCTGGCAAGATATTGGAGGGCGAAGTCGAATTCGACGGCGAGGACCTGCTCACCAAGAGAGAGGAGGAGATGAGGAAGGTGAGAGGGCCGAAAATATCCATGATCTTCCAGGACCCCACATCGTCCTTGAACCCGGTGCTCAACATCGAGACCCAGCTCGTCGACATCCTGCTCGAGCACACGGACATAACCAAGGCCCAGGCCAAGGATGAGGCGGCCAAGCTCCTGGAAGTGGTTGGCCTCCCCGAAGCCGAGAAGAGAATCGCGGACTTTCCTCACCAGTTCAGCGGGGGGATGAAACAGAGGATTGCGATAGCCAGGGCGCTGGCCCTCAAGCCTCAGCTCCTGTTCGCGGACGAGCCCACGACCAGCCTCGATGTGACTATCCAGGCGCAGGTCCTCGAGCTCCTCAGGGGACTCCGCAAAGAGTTCGGTATGTCTCTCGTCATGATCACCCACGACATGGGCATCATTGCCGACCTCACGGAGAGGGTCGTTGTCCTTTATGCGGGCAGGGTCGCGGAGGTTAGCACCACGAGAGACCTCTACAGGAACCCGAAGCACCCCTACACCGAAGCGCTGCTATCCGCTGTCCCCAGGCTCGACAAGCGCAAGGTCCTGGAAGTTATCCCGGGGAACATACCGAACCTCATCGAAGCACCCACGGGGTGCAGGTTCCACCCCAGATGCAGGTACGCCACGCAGATCTGCATGGGGAAGGTCCCTCCGCTCGAGGACACGGGCGAAGGCCACCTGGTCTCCTGCCACCACTGGAAGGAGCTCACACTAAAAGGAGAGGAGTAG
- a CDS encoding transposase, protein MCNDAIRIALKEKPRNRFVLIELAYARLKEYGLHTHYILSACEIAFAVYRNKDRKSDPCVRKAFLKLDSQTYSLNHLLLRIPTRPRHFISLTLKGSNYHLSFIDDPSLRRGSITLTGRTVSIAFSKEIAGIEPRGQIGIDVNERNITWSDTTGRTERIDTSDIAEVKVRYRAIRAKIAQKTQHDRRIRQRLLAKYGRREKNRTIQPIHSVSKKIVNHAKDNRFGIAMENLKGIRKLYRKGNGQGTSFRGRMNSWPFREAQRQIAYKAAWDGIPVDYIKPRGTSRKCPKCGSRVAPLQGRKLYCAECDIIWDRDELASKNIMAALVCAARPSKGSREGEPRTQEAASNPPSRRVEVGLRRHVPKT, encoded by the coding sequence ATGTGCAACGATGCGATTCGCATTGCACTTAAGGAGAAGCCGAGGAACAGGTTTGTTCTAATCGAACTCGCTTATGCACGCCTTAAGGAATACGGCCTCCACACCCACTACATCCTCTCTGCCTGCGAGATCGCATTTGCAGTATATCGCAACAAGGACAGGAAGTCCGACCCCTGTGTCAGGAAGGCGTTCCTGAAGCTCGACAGCCAGACATACTCGCTGAACCACTTGCTCCTCAGAATCCCGACGAGACCGAGGCACTTCATCTCCCTCACGCTCAAGGGTTCCAACTACCACCTCTCCTTCATCGACGACCCGAGCCTCAGGCGCGGTTCGATTACACTTACAGGTCGCACTGTGAGCATCGCCTTCTCGAAGGAGATCGCCGGGATTGAGCCTCGCGGGCAAATCGGAATCGACGTCAACGAGAGGAACATCACTTGGTCTGATACGACGGGCAGGACGGAGAGAATCGATACTTCTGATATCGCCGAAGTCAAGGTCCGATACAGGGCGATCAGGGCTAAGATTGCGCAGAAGACTCAGCACGACAGGCGAATCCGGCAGAGGCTTCTTGCCAAGTACGGCAGGAGGGAGAAGAATCGCACCATCCAACCCATCCACAGTGTCAGCAAGAAGATTGTCAACCATGCAAAAGATAATCGGTTCGGCATCGCCATGGAGAATCTGAAGGGAATCCGCAAGCTCTACCGAAAGGGGAACGGACAGGGGACTTCGTTCAGAGGTAGAATGAACTCATGGCCATTCAGGGAAGCACAGAGGCAGATAGCATACAAGGCGGCATGGGATGGAATCCCAGTCGATTACATTAAGCCGAGAGGCACATCCCGAAAATGCCCGAAATGTGGCTCCCGCGTCGCGCCGTTGCAGGGGAGGAAACTCTACTGCGCGGAGTGCGACATCATCTGGGATAGGGACGAACTCGCCTCGAAAAACATCATGGCCGCATTGGTTTGTGCGGCTCGGCCATCCAAAGGAAGCCGTGAAGGGGAACCTCGGACGCAGGAGGCCGCGAGCAATCCTCCGAGCAGACGGGTGGAAGTTGGTCTTCGTCGACATGTTCCGAAGACTTGA
- a CDS encoding GNAT family N-acetyltransferase: protein MEEKHCESLLEAGRGFDRAWPPRDLSTIDGVRQWVREALEAQGGGTVYPFVVVSQTDGNVIGSTRYLEAIQEHRTVEIGWTWYSPRTWGTAVNPECKLLLLRHAFEDWNAIRVQLKTDVNNLRSQRAILKLGARFEGRLRNQMVRRDGSVRDSVMYSIVQSECPDVKIGLESRLKALSKGGASEG, encoded by the coding sequence TTGGAGGAGAAACACTGCGAGTCGCTTCTCGAAGCAGGGAGAGGGTTCGACCGGGCTTGGCCCCCCCGCGACCTGAGCACCATCGACGGGGTGCGCCAGTGGGTTCGCGAGGCGCTGGAGGCTCAGGGCGGGGGTACGGTGTATCCATTCGTAGTTGTTTCCCAGACCGACGGCAATGTCATCGGGTCGACGCGCTACTTGGAGGCAATCCAAGAGCACAGGACGGTAGAGATTGGGTGGACGTGGTATTCGCCACGAACCTGGGGGACGGCCGTCAACCCCGAGTGCAAGTTGCTTCTTCTAAGGCACGCCTTCGAGGACTGGAATGCGATCCGCGTCCAGCTCAAGACTGATGTCAACAACCTCCGCTCCCAGCGCGCAATCCTCAAGCTAGGCGCACGGTTCGAGGGTAGACTGCGAAATCAGATGGTGAGGCGGGACGGATCGGTTCGAGACTCGGTGATGTACTCGATTGTGCAATCGGAATGTCCAGACGTCAAGATCGGACTGGAGTCCCGGCTCAAGGCCTTGTCCAAGGGAGGAGCATCCGAAGGATGA
- a CDS encoding site-2 protease family protein, translated as MSGVPLEVESIVKSKFKVNDTFQLPDGEVEYRIQYEPSSKEKFEELCAELEPKDLTPWLSGRGTDCTLQVRKRQQLKPSASRIPVILALLTVGSVLVFGLVERQTFGQFAPGIPDYVVFISYAACMVAILAAHEFGHRYASEKNGVPPPTPYFIPGIPVVTAFLPSLGIISLPRRPAVNRDALFDLSLAGPLAAFAVTVLLYIVSEFAAVQSAVPMLGAQLQNAQIYNPSTIQFAIDSAFSSFVPGVTGGYLRLSPVADAASVGFVLTFLSLLPISLFDGGQMAATVLGPRTARVATYLSMVALVTLDSPTYWVVAFLFIVIGARQANAQVLDEVSGISPTKRALFLLMIVLAFLCVPIPQNLASFPLG; from the coding sequence TTGTCTGGGGTGCCTCTCGAAGTCGAGTCCATTGTGAAGTCCAAGTTCAAGGTCAATGACACCTTCCAGCTCCCGGACGGCGAAGTCGAGTACAGAATCCAGTACGAGCCAAGTTCCAAGGAGAAGTTTGAGGAGCTGTGCGCGGAGCTTGAGCCCAAGGACCTGACCCCGTGGCTCTCCGGGAGAGGGACGGATTGCACCCTGCAGGTAAGGAAGAGACAGCAACTGAAACCTTCCGCTTCGAGGATTCCTGTAATACTCGCTCTTCTCACCGTCGGTTCGGTTCTTGTGTTCGGTCTGGTCGAGCGTCAGACTTTCGGGCAGTTCGCGCCAGGGATACCAGACTACGTAGTATTCATCTCCTACGCAGCCTGCATGGTGGCGATACTCGCGGCCCACGAGTTCGGTCACAGGTATGCTTCAGAGAAGAACGGCGTGCCACCTCCCACGCCTTACTTCATCCCAGGGATTCCAGTAGTCACGGCCTTCCTCCCCTCGCTCGGCATTATCTCGCTTCCCCGCAGGCCAGCTGTGAACAGGGATGCCCTGTTCGACCTGTCACTCGCTGGGCCGCTCGCTGCCTTTGCTGTCACTGTCCTGCTTTACATCGTGAGTGAGTTCGCCGCAGTCCAATCAGCTGTGCCAATGTTGGGGGCGCAGCTGCAGAACGCCCAAATCTACAACCCGAGCACGATTCAGTTCGCCATCGACTCGGCCTTCTCCTCCTTCGTCCCCGGAGTCACTGGAGGGTACCTCAGGTTGTCGCCGGTCGCCGATGCCGCGTCCGTCGGCTTCGTACTGACTTTTCTCAGCCTCCTGCCGATTTCTCTCTTCGACGGGGGTCAGATGGCGGCCACTGTCCTTGGGCCAAGGACTGCGAGGGTTGCCACCTACCTCAGCATGGTAGCACTGGTGACACTCGACTCTCCCACCTATTGGGTCGTTGCCTTTCTTTTCATTGTGATAGGCGCAAGGCAGGCGAATGCACAGGTGCTGGACGAGGTGTCGGGCATCTCTCCAACCAAACGTGCCCTATTCCTGCTCATGATTGTGCTTGCGTTCCTCTGCGTGCCCATCCCCCAGAACCTTGCTTCTTTTCCGTTAGGCTGA
- a CDS encoding signal peptidase I — translation MSAARNVAAVLLVIVLLAGSALFIYTYTRKVTGISMLPTLEQGDLVVVQQVPINQLAVGDIIVYDPPCSAEGTAVIHRVIIVAGNGFITKGDNNGLTDQGADIANGPVTQGCIEGKVVFVVPYIERLSELPYGINYLLAALIVIFVVYGELRSGRDGRRPEAAELGDT, via the coding sequence TTGAGCGCAGCCAGAAATGTAGCGGCAGTACTGCTCGTGATAGTGCTTCTCGCCGGCTCTGCGCTCTTCATTTACACTTACACGAGGAAGGTGACTGGAATCAGCATGCTGCCGACCTTGGAGCAGGGAGACCTTGTGGTCGTGCAGCAAGTTCCAATCAACCAACTGGCCGTCGGGGACATAATCGTGTACGACCCTCCCTGCTCAGCGGAGGGCACGGCTGTGATTCACAGAGTCATCATTGTCGCGGGGAACGGCTTCATAACCAAGGGAGACAACAACGGCCTGACCGACCAGGGTGCTGACATAGCGAATGGGCCAGTGACGCAGGGCTGCATCGAGGGGAAGGTCGTCTTCGTAGTTCCCTACATTGAAAGGCTGTCCGAGCTCCCCTACGGAATCAACTACCTGCTGGCTGCCCTTATCGTCATCTTCGTCGTCTACGGAGAGCTGAGGTCAGGAAGAGACGGCAGGCGGCCCGAGGCAGCCGAGCTCGGGGACACGTGA
- a CDS encoding TATA-box-binding protein: protein MPQTKAIISIENVVASASINQTVDLNLITKNFVDVEYHPDQFPGLVFRLKNPKTATLIFSSGKMVCTGAKSEEQARKAVDEVVRRLKKGNIPIKNEAEVQIQNIVASASLGGKVHLEEAARTLPKSMYEPEQFPGLIHRMADPKTVILLFASGKLVCTGAKKESEVYRAVNNLHVTLEEKSLMVY, encoded by the coding sequence ATGCCTCAGACAAAGGCAATAATTAGCATCGAGAACGTTGTTGCGTCAGCATCCATCAATCAGACAGTGGACCTGAACCTTATCACGAAGAACTTCGTGGACGTCGAGTACCACCCGGACCAATTCCCGGGCCTCGTCTTCAGACTGAAGAACCCGAAGACGGCCACGCTGATCTTCAGTTCGGGGAAGATGGTGTGCACAGGGGCGAAGTCGGAGGAGCAGGCCAGGAAGGCCGTCGATGAGGTCGTCCGCAGGCTCAAGAAGGGGAACATACCCATCAAGAACGAGGCGGAGGTTCAGATCCAGAACATCGTCGCATCCGCCAGCCTAGGAGGCAAGGTCCACCTCGAAGAGGCAGCCAGAACCCTTCCAAAGTCGATGTACGAACCCGAGCAGTTTCCGGGCCTCATCCACAGAATGGCAGACCCGAAGACTGTCATACTGCTCTTCGCTTCCGGAAAGCTGGTTTGCACCGGCGCGAAGAAGGAAAGCGAAGTCTATCGGGCCGTTAACAATCTGCATGTGACTCTCGAAGAGAAGAGTCTCATGGTATATTGA
- a CDS encoding ABC transporter ATP-binding protein: MQDNNQVLVEVKGLIKYFPVYSRGVLLKRRVGSVHAVDNVSFQIRKGETLALVGESGCGKTTTAKCILDLEHADEGDVLFNGQSIYGSLRSGRERRMAVRRKMQYIFQNPFASLDPRMTVYDILLEPLEVHRHLPKKEWGERVYALLKLVGLEEYHAERYPHEFSGGQRQRICIARALAVDPDFVIADEPVSSLDVSIRAQILNLLGDLKEEKGLTYLYISHDLASVRQISDRVAVMYLGEIVEIAATDEIFDRPLHPYTQALISAVPIPDPDKKTKRIILSGEVPSPISPPRACRFHPRCLYATDICRTEAPPLIEAKKDHWVSCHWWQKFA; encoded by the coding sequence GTGCAGGATAACAACCAGGTACTGGTAGAAGTCAAGGGACTGATCAAGTACTTCCCGGTATACTCGAGGGGAGTGCTGCTAAAGAGGAGGGTCGGGAGCGTTCACGCTGTGGACAATGTTTCGTTCCAGATCAGGAAGGGCGAGACCTTGGCTCTGGTGGGAGAGAGCGGGTGCGGTAAGACGACCACTGCCAAGTGCATCCTTGACCTGGAGCACGCGGACGAGGGTGACGTCCTGTTCAATGGCCAGAGCATCTACGGGAGTCTCAGATCAGGGAGAGAAAGGAGGATGGCGGTGAGGAGGAAGATGCAGTACATCTTCCAGAACCCGTTCGCCAGCCTCGACCCCAGGATGACCGTCTACGACATACTGCTGGAACCTCTGGAGGTACACAGGCACCTCCCCAAGAAGGAGTGGGGGGAGAGGGTCTATGCACTGCTCAAGCTTGTGGGACTGGAGGAGTATCACGCCGAGAGGTATCCACACGAGTTCAGCGGAGGACAGAGGCAGAGAATTTGCATAGCGAGAGCCCTGGCTGTGGACCCGGACTTCGTCATCGCCGACGAGCCGGTGTCGTCGCTCGACGTCTCGATCAGGGCCCAGATTCTGAACCTGCTGGGAGACCTAAAGGAGGAGAAGGGCCTGACCTACTTGTACATTTCTCACGACTTGGCGAGCGTCAGGCAAATCAGCGACAGGGTCGCCGTCATGTACCTGGGTGAGATCGTGGAGATCGCTGCCACCGACGAGATATTCGACAGGCCGCTGCACCCCTACACCCAGGCGTTGATTTCTGCGGTGCCGATTCCAGACCCTGACAAGAAGACCAAGAGGATAATCCTCTCCGGAGAGGTCCCAAGCCCGATTTCGCCGCCAAGGGCATGCAGGTTCCACCCCAGGTGCCTGTACGCTACGGACATCTGCAGAACCGAGGCTCCGCCGTTGATTGAGGCGAAGAAGGACCACTGGGTGTCCTGCCACTGGTGGCAGAAATTCGCGTGA